In a single window of the Labeo rohita strain BAU-BD-2019 chromosome 23, IGBB_LRoh.1.0, whole genome shotgun sequence genome:
- the nfatc2a gene encoding LOW QUALITY PROTEIN: nuclear factor of activated T-cells, cytoplasmic 2 (The sequence of the model RefSeq protein was modified relative to this genomic sequence to represent the inferred CDS: deleted 1 base in 1 codon), protein MSSFYGDKTALGLAEELSQVHCQDELEFEYLFEYGSTAALQDDQSISSHKDLISSPGLSYPVEEAQPYGIKPCAASFTELSAEGLSGYEQLEPKGFLENIRPNSQALSPRIEITPSREHYSHGRDSLQNHLINTSPSPGLTVPGHDPLAYREPQCLSPASSNSSTSWHSENLSPWASPCVSPSNSQAAGELCPRLQGVHTGSPRTSPGTSPRTSLAEDGCVGPRSPSPRPGSRSTSPLCKRTYDMYRNLVPVARSRSPSPHGGHEEHHAHHYGSNNISGVMNGFGAAQASSIPTKIVKTNQQAYSVYPDNHTESYLVSCDQDVKTKPGPEPFFVIPQIWPKQLVPGICSIPVASLPPLEWPLPSRTDQYELHIEVQPKPHHRAHYETEGSRGAVKAPTGGHPVVQLRGYRGKEPLGLQIFIGTADERILKPHAFYQVHRITGKTVTTTSYEKIINSTKVLEIPLEPKNNMKAIIDCAGILKLRNADIELRKGETDIGRKNTRVRLVFRVHIPQQGGQHVSLQAASHPIECSQRSAHELPMVEKQDMDACSVLGGQQMILTGQNFSADSKVIFMEKTHEGQQMWELEATVDKDKSQASMLFIEVPPYRDPSICHPAKVNFYVINGKRKRSQPQHFTYTPLPVPSIKTEPVDEYEPGRMGYSMSQMLGVSPQQYYNPRGVITPDSGLVPGLVPCQQTRLGVSPPDHRFQQQSPAIMYSRPGKSLSSSPIYSQTGPAMIPDSHRSVLVHTGSPAQSSHLAGQHPSNQHSSIIQFSPTNHHMLRGGDPPAPPPPEHQHIIYCEGYDQHGPQATGANRSPAPAQAPQHPQNYPTVIQQQPFLQRVAKDRSPPVQVEPQRCSSAEEQRTSAPGRVTVKQENLDQAYLDDVNEIIRKDLTGVPGRSQT, encoded by the exons ATGAGCTCTTTTTACGGCGATAAGACTGCGTTAGGACTGGCTGAGGAGCTCAGTCAGGTGCACTGTCAGGATGAACTGGAGTTTGAGTATCTCTTTGAGTATGGATCCACAGCGGCACTTCAAG ATGATCAAAGCATCTCCTCGCACAAAGACCTCATCTCTTCTCCCGGCCTTTCCTATCCTGTGGAGGAAGCTCAGCCGTACGGTATTAAACCGTGTGCGGCTTCCTTCACCGAGCTCAGCGCCGAAGGTCTCTCAGGCTACGAGCAGCTGGAGCCGAAGGGCTTCCTGGAGAACATCCGACCCAACAGCCAGGCCTTGAGCCCCCGAATCGAGATCACACCCTCCCGCGAGCACTATAGCCATGGTCGAGACTCGCTCCAGAACCATCTCATAAACACCAGCCCCAGTCCCGGTCTCACCGTGCCAGGTCACGACCCTTTGGCCTACCGGGAGCCGCAGTGCCTGAGTCCCGCCAGCAGCAACTCATCCACCTCCTGGCACTCGGAGAACCTCTCGCCCTGGGCTTCCCCTTGCGTTTCGCCCAGCAACAGCCAAGCGGCTGGAGAACTTTGCCCACGCCTCCAGGGCGTCCACACGGGTTCCCCTCGAACCAGTCCGGGCACTTCTCCGCGAACCAGCCTGGCCGAGGACGGCTGCGTGGGGCCGCGCTCTCCTTCGCCCCGGCCCGGCTCGCGTTCCACCTCCCCTCTATGCAAACGCACCTACGACATGTACAGAAACCTGGTGCCGGTGGCCCGTTCGCGCAGCCCGTCGCCCCACGGAGGTCACGAAGAGCATCACGCCCACCATTATGGCTCCAATAACATCTCAGGGGTCATGAATGGCTTTGGCGCTGCCCAAGCTAGTTCCATTCCTACCAAAATCGTGAAGACCAACCAGCAGGCCTACTCGGTTTACCCTGACAACCACACTGAGAGCTACCTGGTGTCGTGTGACCAGGATGTGAAGACCAAACCTGGCCCTGAACCGTTCTTCGTAATCCCTCAAATTTGGCCCAAACAGCTGGTGCCTGGAATATGCAG CATCCCCGTGGCCTCCCTGCCCCCTCTGGAGTGGCCTCTGCCCAGCCGCACCGATCAGTATGAGCTGCACATCGAGGTGCAGCCCAAACCGCACCACAGGGCTCACTACGAGACCGAGGGCAGCCGC GGGGCGGTCAAGGCCCCTACCGGAGGACACCCGGTGGTCCAG TTACGTGGATACAGAGGCAAGGAGCCACTGGGATTGCAGATCTTCATTGGCACGGCAGACGAGCGAATCCTCAAGCCGCACGCTTTCTACCAAGTTCATCGCATTACCGGCAAAACCGTCACCACCACCAGCTACGAGAAGATCATCAACAGCACCAAAGTCCTGGAGATTCCTCTTGAGCCAAAGAATAATATGAAAGCAAT AATTGATTGCGCCGGGATTCTCAAGCTTCGCAATGCCGACATCGAGCTGCGGAAAGGAGAGACGGACATCGGGCGAAAAAACACACGTGTTCGACTGGTTTTCCGTGTTCATATTCCCCAGCAAGGAGGCCAACATGTGTCTTTGCAAGCTGCTTCGCATCCCATCGAATGCT CCCAGAGGTCTGCCCACGAGCTGCCCATGGTAGAAAAGCAGGACATGGACGCCTGTTCAGTTCTTGGAGGCCAGCAGATGATTCTCACCGGCCAGAACTTCAGCGCAGATTCAAAAGTGATCTTCATGGAGAAAACTCACG AAGGACAGCAAATGTGGGAATTGGAAGCCACAGTTGACAAAGACAAAAGTCAGGCG AGCATGCTGTTTATTGAAGTGCCTCCATATAGAGACCCATCCATTTGCCATCCCGCCAAAGTCAACTTCTATGTAATAAATGGGAAACGGAAGCGCAGTCAACCGCAGCATTTCACCTACACGCCTCTACCAG TTCCCTCTATTAAGACGGAGCCAGTGGATGAATATGAACCTGGTCGGATGGGTTATTCCATGTCGCAGATGCTCGGGGTGTCTCCCCAGCAGTACTATAACCCTCGTGGGGTCATCACCCCAGACAGTGGCCTAGTGCCTGGTCTCGTCCCGTGTCAGCAGACCCGCCTGGGCGTCTCCCCTCCAGACCACCGATTTCAGCAGCAGAGCCCAGCCATTATGTATTCCCGTCCTGGAAAGAGTTTGTCAAGCAGTCCTATCTACTCTCAGACAGGGCCTGCTATGATCCCAGACTCCCATAGATCGGTTCTGGTCCACACGGGTTCCCCAGCCCAGTCCTCTCACCTGGCTGGCCAACATCCTTCCAACCAGCATTCCTCAATCATCCAGTTCTCTCCCACCAACCACCACATGCTCAGAGGAGGAGATCCTCCCGCACCACCACCGCCAGAACATCAACACATCATTTATTGTGAGGGCTACGATCAGCACGGTCCTCAAGCCACAGGGGCAAACCGTTCGCCGGCACCAGCCCAGGCACCTCAACACCCTCAGAATTACCCCACAGTCATCCAACAACAGCCCTTCCTTCAGAGAGTGGCCAAAGACAGGTCACCTCCTGTCCAAGTAGAGCCCCAGAGATGTTCCTCAGCGGAAGAGCAGAGAACCAGCGCTCCTGGACGAGTCACAGTCAAGCAGGAGAACTTGGACCAGGCCTACCTTGATGATG TGAATGAGATCATACGGAAGGATCTGACAGGAGTGCCTGGCAGGAGTCAGACATAG